A genomic stretch from Lathyrus oleraceus cultivar Zhongwan6 chromosome 2, CAAS_Psat_ZW6_1.0, whole genome shotgun sequence includes:
- the LOC127117677 gene encoding uncharacterized protein LOC127117677, giving the protein MNKVDKSQVIVLSFLAFLLVITHFLPSSLRPSYLYLIFNILIIALAAQAGLLSAFSEPSEDTKHHLFVSSNQKHYAMQESEEKEASNIKHANSVTEEQKVKKPKVVEKSASEKKIGFVGESKVDKVKKCPSMPSIFYIEDGEDVFEVNKNEEVEVEDEICGVNGQELFAKAEAFIGNFYKQLKMQREYCRVS; this is encoded by the coding sequence ATGAACAAAGTTGATAAATCTCAAGTTATAGTTCTCTCATTCTTAGCTTTTCTCCTTGTGATCACACACTTTTTACCTTCCTCTCTGAGACCTAGTTACCTTTACTTAATCTTCAACATCCTTATCATTGCACTTGCTGCTCAAGCCGGACTTCTCTCAGCATTCTCTGAGCCTTCAGAAGACACAAAACATCATCTTTTTGTGTCTTCCAACCAGAAACATTATGCAATGCAAGAATCGGAAGAGAAGGAAGCTTCAAACATAAAACATGCAAATTCTGTCACAGAAGAACAAAAAGTTAAGAAGCCTAAGGTTGTTGAAAAATCTGCATCTGAGAAGAAGATTGGTTTTGTTGGTGAAAGTAAAGTTGATAAAGTTAAAAAGTGTCCATCAATGCCAAGTATTTTTTATATAGAAGATGGAGAAGATGTCTTTGAAGTGAATAAGAATGAAGAGGTTGAAGTAGAAGATGAGATTTGTGGTGTTAATGGTCAAGAACTCTTTGCAAAAGCTGAGGCTTTTATTGGAAACTTCTATAAGCAGTTGAAGATGCAGAGAGAGTATTGTCGTGTTTCTTAA